In a genomic window of Mucilaginibacter sp. KACC 22063:
- a CDS encoding NAD-dependent epimerase/dehydratase family protein, giving the protein MNICITGSSGFAGRNIVSYFEKLKLNLKLLTRHELQTITSSKLEDCDVVIHLAGKAHDLKKVSYPKDYYDVNYELTKKLYDSFLHSNAKKFIFVSSVKAAADSVEGVLTENMIPDPKTDYGKSKLMAEQYIQSQQLPDDKSYYILRPCMIHGPGNKGNLNLLYNFVKKGIPYPLAGFDNLRSFLSIENLCFIISQLIEKNNIASGIYQVADDKPLSTNDVIKILSASLNKKPKLWSLSPGLIRFIAKIGNTLYLPLTTERLDKLTESYVVSNSKIKQAIAKELPLTADDGLKFTALSFSSDKS; this is encoded by the coding sequence ATGAATATTTGTATAACAGGTAGTAGTGGTTTTGCGGGTAGAAATATTGTTTCATATTTTGAAAAATTGAAATTAAACCTTAAGCTTTTAACAAGACATGAGCTTCAAACAATTACATCATCAAAATTAGAAGATTGTGATGTAGTTATTCATCTTGCTGGTAAAGCTCATGATTTAAAAAAAGTTTCATATCCTAAAGATTACTACGATGTTAATTATGAGCTGACAAAAAAATTGTATGATAGCTTTTTACATTCAAATGCAAAGAAATTTATATTTGTCAGCTCTGTAAAAGCTGCCGCAGACAGTGTTGAAGGTGTCTTGACAGAAAATATGATACCTGATCCTAAAACTGATTACGGCAAATCTAAATTGATGGCTGAACAGTATATCCAAAGCCAGCAGTTACCAGATGATAAGTCTTATTACATATTACGGCCATGTATGATTCATGGCCCTGGAAATAAAGGCAATCTTAATTTGTTATATAATTTTGTTAAAAAAGGAATCCCCTACCCTTTAGCTGGATTTGACAATTTACGCTCTTTTTTAAGCATTGAAAATCTATGCTTTATTATTAGTCAACTAATCGAGAAAAACAACATTGCTTCTGGTATCTATCAAGTTGCTGATGATAAACCCCTGTCTACTAATGATGTTATAAAGATTCTATCAGCCTCACTCAATAAAAAGCCGAAATTATGGAGTTTATCTCCAGGGCTGATTCGATTTATTGCTAAGATCGGAAATACATTATACCTACCTTTAACTACTGAACGTTTAGATAAACTGACAGAAAGCTATGTTGTTAGTAATAGTAAAATTAAACAGGCAATTGCAAAAGAATTACCTTTAACTGCTGATGACGGTCTTAAATTTACAGCTTTATCATTTTCATCTGATAAATCCTGA